A section of the Triplophysa dalaica isolate WHDGS20190420 chromosome 8, ASM1584641v1, whole genome shotgun sequence genome encodes:
- the LOC130427273 gene encoding immunoglobulin superfamily member 2, which yields MRRRMSVVQIWHLFLCLTGLLQWDVCSGQYVVHIQKGPLYRVKGFPMSLSCNVSGFKKQLVQDFQFTVNRDSSPIHMISTHDPNFPYAVFLSRVQKKEIEIERLTGSSVLLKINSLEMDDAGVYYCHTPNKDDVYHGTYEAETTLFVVEDTLVASYSGSASVSASEGDSLPLLCQVSTQTFQHTHVSVSWFLQGKDTDPRPIISLDRDLTVRPGAGFEERYRSGLIRMDKVNDTTFRLKMLEVRRSDSGNIYCHAIQWIQDPDHLWKQIAQKTTNACHVHITAVESKLSAVILMEKDHVIEGERLRVICSVSGFTGPLSVSWQHKKDSEESFSDIIGLTHDGVTDESRGRNIQTFRSSGGNITLDINDVMTADAGQYKCIVTEWIIQNNGMRKKANTQSQKDISVKAVDLQVTLKSRDTKRVEDSPVELICAVKGPKTPLSVNWMFIPSLSPTWRNIVSINHTGEIIWGSEQRNYQLSVQIHSSRLIFTLRIPRSSRQEQGNFTCVVNTYQKNIQKTSKNSNLLAVMVQKPDSKLTLSIPRSSLESSVNADVKMECSVTKATTNSSRFKLSWMFKSQMLLTMDTDAVVRFGPAAGLEMTQRFRMEKSEKQTFVLSIHQVRTSDSGEYRCEVEEWLQDPLGDWYPLGKKSDSTMLHIRDEESGFRMNKAKTELKVREGEPLTLKCSVDGVGSDSTLRYSLFWFNQNLSSSVPLITYTYDGRLKYNDNDEGRFHFSSSEVGSFLLVIPRSLQEDSGHYYCQVDQYQLDCKGQWTHKASDTSGSTDVSVHPLDSKLHVQKENRSLNVANLQAGFTVDCLIDTRSSDMSVFEVTWSRGLKDESPVIIFKTSRDGTLHSAMSDKELLFGHPNATHYKLSVPNIRPSDVGLYRCHVVEWIQTAPNHWRRIGEDASGGLSVSIEPEDEEKEIKFTTNTTDRRLDIKEGDSFELTCSLNVLKEDPTLRYTLSWVFNSLKSSSGISLLEYLNDGRLEYHEENKRRKNRFIFSRPSLSAFRLVVLNSDRDDDVGQYYCMIHQYQLNCDGTWKQTTSGKSGVTTITVHNIESKLLVQKQNQTLNITKLPADFTINCEITSWSSDKSAFEVTWFKVHNQDQPISIFTAKRDGTFDIGFSGKNLVFGRPGVRYYTLSIRNINPADMGQYYCQVDEWLLTSANIWKNVASDRSGETSVHVHNKDETEKQTDPLGTSLGVLIPIICFLALIIVILLIREYKRNSDLKKKKECLWAENHPLNPVKTDAGGDQL from the exons ATGAGAAGAAGGATGTCAGTCGTTCAGATCTGGCATCTGTTTCTGTGTCTCACGGGTCTCCTGCAGTGGG ATGTGTGTTCCGGTCAGTATGTGGTCCATATTCAGAAGGGTCCTTTGTATCGAGTGAAGGGATTTCCCATGTCCCTCTCATGTAACGTGAGCGGATTCAAAAAGCAATTGGTGCAGGATTTTCAGTTCACTGTCAATCGAGATTCAAGTCCAATACATATGATCAGTACTCATGATCCAAACTTTCCTTATGCGGTCTTCTTGAGTAGAGTACAGAAAAAAGAGATTGAGATCGAGAGGCTGACGGGATCTTCAGTTCTCCTCAAGATCAATTCTTTGGAGATGGACGATGCTGGAGTTTACTACTGTCACACCCCAAACAAGGACGATGTATATCATGGAACCTATGAAGCAGAAACAACACTTTTCG TGGTGGAGGACACACTGGTGGCATCGTACTCGGGCTCGGCGTCTGTGAGCGCGTCTGAGGGGGATTCTCTTCCGCTCCTCTGTCAAGTCTCCACACAGACGTTTCAACACACTCATGTGTCCGTCAGCTGGTTTCTTCAAGGTAAGGACACCGACCCTCGGCCCATCATTTCTCTGGACAGAGATCTGACCGTGAGGCCAGGGGCTGGATTTGAGGAGCGCTACCGTTCGGGACTCATCAGGATGGATAAAGTGAACGACACAACGTTCAGACTGAAGATGCTCGAGGTCCGGCGGTCAGACAGTGGAAACATCTACTGTCATGCCATTCAGTGGATTCAAGACCCTGATCATCTCTGGAAGCAGATTGCCCAGAAAACCACAAACGCATGTCATGTGCACATCACGGCAGTTG AGAGTAAGCTGTCAGCGGTCATACTGATGGAGAAAGATCATGTGATCGAGGGCGAACGTCTTCGAGTCATCTGCTCGGTGTCCGGATTCACGGGTCCTTTATCAGTGTCATGGCAACACAAGAAAGACTCTGAAGAGTCCTTCAGTGACATCATCGGTCTGACTCATGATGGAGTGACGGACGAGTCACGGGGGAGAAATATTCAAACGTTTCGGTCTTCAGGTGGAAACATCACGCTGGACATTAATGACGTTATGACTGCAGACGCGGGTCAATACAAGTGTATCGTGACTGAATGGATCATACAAAACAACGGCATGAGGAAAAAAGCCAACACTCAATctcaaaaagacatttctgtTAAAGCTGTTG aCTTACAGGTGACGTTGAAAAGTCGTGACACAAAAAGGGTTGAAGATTCACCTGTAGAACTCATCTGTGCGGTCAAAGGACCCAAAACCCCTCTGTCTGTAAACTGGATGTTTATACCCTCACTTTCACCCACTTGGAGAAATATTGTGTCAATAAACCACACGGGAGAAATCATATGGGGATCAGAGCAGAGAAACTATCAGCTGTCCGTTCAGATCCACTCGTCGAGACTGATTTTCACTCTGAGGATTCCGAGATCCAGCAGACAAGAGCAGGGAAACTTCACATGTGTGGTGAACACGTATCAGAAGAACATACAGAAAACCAGCAAGAACTCAAACCTTTTAGCTGTGATGGTACAGAAACCTG ATAGCAAGTTAACCCTTTCCATACCCAGGTCCTCTTTGGAAAGCTCCGTCAATGCTGATGTTAAGATGGAATGCTCAGTCACCAAGGCAACCACAAACAGCTCTCGATTCAAACTGTCCTGGATGTTTAAATCTCAGATGCTCTTGACTATGGACACAGATGCTGTGGTCAGATTTGGTCCTGCTGCTGGCCTGGAGATGACGCAGAGATTTCGTATGGAAAAAAGTGAGAAACAGACCTTCGTGCTGAGCATCCATCAGGTGCGCACATCTGACAGCGGAGAGTACAGGTGTGAGGTGGAAGAGTGGCTTCAGGATCCTCTCGGCGACTGGTATCCTCTAGGGAAGAAGTCTGATTCAACAATGCTTCACATCAGAGATGAAG AAAGTGGATTTAGGATGAATAAAGCAAAAACTGAGCTGAAGGTTAGAGAAGGAGAGCCGCTGACGCTGAAGTGTTCGGTGGACGGTGTAGGAAGTGATTCTACACTCCGTTATTCTCTTTTCTGGTTCAACCAAAACCTGTCCTCCAGTGTGCCGCTGATCACTTACACTTACGACGGACGATTAAAGTACAATGACAACGATGAGGGACGATTTCACTTCTCCAGTTCAGAAGTGGGCTCATTTCTCTTGGTCATCCCTCGATCCCTTCAGGAAGACAGCGGACACTATTATTGTCAAGTTGATCAGTACCAGCTGGACTGTAAAGGCCAATGGACACATAAAGCAAGCGACACGTCAGGATCTACTGACGTTAGTGTtcatcctttag ACAGTAAACTGCACGTGCAGAAGGAGAACCGAAGCCTCAACGTTGCAAATCTACAAGCCGGCTTCACCGTGGACTGTTTGATTGACACTCGATCCAGTGACATGTCCGTGTTTGAGGTGACTTGGTCCAGGGGTCTGAAAGATGAAAGTCCCGTTATCATCTTCAAAACCAGCCGCGATGGAACCCTACACAGTGCCATGAGTGACAAAGAGCTGCTGTTTGGACACCCAAATGCCACACACTATAAACTGAGCGTTCCAAACATCCGTCCAAGCGATGTGGGACTGTACCGCTGTCACGTCGTCGAGTGGATTCAGACGGCACCAAACCACTGGAGAAGAATAGGTGAAGACGCATCTGGAGGTCTGTCTGTGTCTATAGAGCCGGAGGATGAAGAAAAAGAAATCAAGTTCACCACGAACACCACTGACAGGCGTCTCGACATTAAAGAAGGAGATTCTTTTGAGCTCACGTGTTCTCTGAATGTGCTGAAAGAAGACCCGACCCTCCGCTACACTCTCAGCTGGGTTTTCAATAGCCTGAAATCTAGCAGCGGGATTTCCTTATTGGAATACTTGAACGATGGTCGTCTAGAGTATCACGAGGAGAACAAGCGACGGAAAAACAGATTCATCTTCTCCAGACCTTCTCTCAGTGCGTTTCGTCTTGTTGTACTGAACTCGGATAGAGACGATGATGTTGGACAATACTACTGTATGATCCACCAGTACCAGCTCAACTGTGACGGGACATGGAAACAAACAACATCTGGCAAATCCGGCGTAACCACTATCACGGTTCACAATATAG aGAGTAAACTGCTCGTGCAGAAGCAAAACCAAACGCTCAACATTACAAAGCTGCCAGCTGATTTTACCATTAACTGTGAGATAACATCTTGGTCCAGCGATAAATCTGCTTTTGAGGTCACCTGGTTCAAAGTTCACAACCAAGATCAACCAATCAGCATCTTTACTGCCAAGCGTGACGGTACCTTTGACATTGGATTCAGTGGAAAGAATCTGGTGTTTGGACGGCCTGGTGTCAGATACTACACACTGTCCATACGAAACATCAACCCCGCTGATATGGGCCAGTACTACTGTCAGGTAGATGAGTGGCTGCTAACGTCTGCTAACATCTGGAAGAACGTGGCTTCTGATCGATCTGGAGAGACCTCTGTTCATGTTCACAATAAAG atgaaacagaaaaacagactgACCCTTTAGGAACATCACTGGGAGTTTTGATTCCTATCATCTGTTTTCTTGCTTTGATCATCGTAATACTGTTGATAAGAGAATACAAGAGAAATTCGGAtctgaagaagaagaaagagtgCCTATGGGCTGAAAACCACCCGCTCAACCCTGTTAAGACTGACGCTGGAGGAGATCAACTATAA